In a single window of the Micromonospora sp. WMMD1155 genome:
- a CDS encoding HAD family hydrolase, which translates to MRTDTPAGVLFDVDGTLVDTTYLHTVSWWEALRQTDQPVPMATVHRSIGMGSDKLLDHLLGPERDRDGDSRLRDAHDTLYAEYWERLTPLPGAADLLRACAERGLRIVLATSASEPEVGALRRALAVDDVIDTITSSADAEQSKPAPDILVAALEQSGLAAERVVFVGDSVWDVVAAGKLDIPCVGLTCGGTSRGELAGAGAVAVYDDPAALLGELAQSPLARRSG; encoded by the coding sequence ATGCGTACCGACACACCCGCCGGGGTCCTCTTCGACGTCGACGGCACTCTCGTGGACACCACCTACCTGCACACCGTGAGCTGGTGGGAGGCGCTGCGCCAGACCGACCAGCCGGTGCCGATGGCCACGGTGCACCGCTCGATCGGGATGGGTTCGGACAAACTGCTGGACCACCTGCTCGGTCCCGAGCGGGACCGCGACGGCGACTCCAGGCTGCGCGACGCGCACGACACCCTGTACGCCGAGTACTGGGAGCGGCTCACGCCGCTGCCCGGAGCGGCCGACCTGCTGCGCGCCTGCGCGGAGCGGGGGTTACGGATCGTGCTCGCCACCTCCGCCTCGGAACCGGAGGTCGGGGCGTTGCGTCGCGCGCTGGCCGTCGACGACGTGATCGACACGATCACCTCCTCGGCGGACGCGGAGCAGAGCAAGCCCGCCCCGGACATCCTGGTCGCGGCGTTGGAGCAGTCCGGGTTGGCGGCCGAGCGGGTGGTCTTCGTCGGCGACTCGGTGTGGGACGTCGTCGCGGCCGGCAAGCTCGACATCCCGTGCGTGGGGCTGACCTGTGGCGGCACCAGCCGAGGCGAGCTGGCCGGTGCCGGGGCGGTGGCGGTGTACGACGACCCGGCCGCGTTGCTGGGCGAATTGGCGCAGTCACCGCTGGCCCGCCGCAGCGGGTGA
- a CDS encoding cation:proton antiporter, translating to MEPVDVAFALVGVGALLAGILPRILEQRPLSMPIAFLALGMLVFLLPVGLPTPDPLAHPELATHLTEIGVIVALMGAGLKIDRPLSWRRWSSTWRLLAIAMPLCIAAVALLGWWWAGLVPAAALLLGAALAPTDPVLAADVQVGEPTDVEDSEDEVRFALTSEAGLNDGLAFPFVYAAIAIASTSLAPREWFVEWFTVDVLWKVGVGVGGGLLIGWLLGKLFFRAPSELRLARHAEGFLALAATFLAYGLVEVVGGYGFLAVFVAARAIRAAERTHEFHSVLHDFAEQVERLLTLVLLLLLGGAIVGGLLIPLTWSAAAVGLALVFLVRPLAGWLSLRGAPGRPAEHWVISSFGIRGVGSFYYLAYATTKADFPQAELLWATVGLVVLVSVVVHGITATPVMQLLDREGERTSDPAERDTDARPVAAAG from the coding sequence GTGGAGCCGGTAGATGTGGCGTTCGCGCTGGTCGGTGTGGGCGCTCTGCTCGCGGGCATCCTCCCGCGGATCCTGGAGCAGCGTCCCCTGTCCATGCCGATCGCGTTCCTCGCCCTCGGCATGCTGGTGTTCCTGCTGCCGGTGGGGCTGCCGACACCCGACCCGCTGGCCCACCCGGAGCTGGCCACTCACCTCACCGAGATCGGCGTGATCGTCGCGCTGATGGGCGCCGGGCTCAAGATCGACCGACCGTTGAGTTGGCGGCGGTGGTCGTCCACCTGGCGGCTGTTGGCGATCGCGATGCCCCTGTGCATCGCGGCGGTCGCCCTGCTCGGCTGGTGGTGGGCGGGGCTGGTCCCGGCCGCCGCCCTGTTGTTGGGTGCCGCGCTGGCCCCGACCGACCCGGTGCTCGCCGCCGACGTGCAGGTCGGCGAGCCGACCGATGTGGAGGATTCCGAGGACGAGGTCCGCTTCGCGTTGACCTCCGAGGCCGGGCTCAACGACGGGCTGGCGTTCCCGTTCGTCTACGCCGCCATCGCCATCGCCTCGACCAGCCTCGCCCCCCGCGAGTGGTTCGTCGAGTGGTTCACCGTGGACGTGCTGTGGAAGGTCGGCGTCGGGGTCGGCGGCGGTCTTCTCATCGGCTGGCTGCTGGGCAAGTTGTTCTTCCGCGCTCCCAGCGAGCTGCGGCTGGCCCGGCACGCCGAGGGTTTCCTGGCGCTGGCCGCCACCTTCCTGGCGTACGGGCTGGTGGAGGTAGTCGGCGGGTACGGCTTCCTGGCGGTGTTCGTGGCCGCCCGGGCGATCCGGGCCGCCGAGCGGACCCACGAGTTCCACTCGGTGCTGCACGACTTCGCCGAGCAGGTCGAACGGCTGCTCACCCTGGTGCTGTTGCTGCTGCTCGGCGGCGCGATCGTGGGTGGTCTGCTGATCCCGTTGACCTGGTCGGCCGCCGCCGTCGGGTTGGCGCTGGTGTTCCTGGTCCGGCCGCTGGCCGGTTGGCTGTCGCTGCGCGGGGCGCCGGGGCGACCGGCCGAGCACTGGGTCATCTCGTCGTTCGGCATCCGTGGCGTCGGCTCGTTCTACTACCTCGCGTACGCCACCACGAAGGCCGACTTCCCGCAGGCCGAGCTGCTCTGGGCGACCGTCGGCCTGGTGGTGCTCGTGTCGGTCGTGGTGCACGGCATCACGGCGACCCCCGTGATGCAACTGCTGGACCGGGAGGGTGAGCGGACGTCCGACCCGGCCGAGCGGGACACCGACGCCCGGCCCGTCGCGGCGGCCGGTTAG
- a CDS encoding FAD-dependent oxidoreductase has product MVVVGAGIAGTACALELVRAGVPVQVRERGHVCGGRMASKRFGGRPADIGAAYFTATDPDFVDVVEQWRAAGLVREWTDTFQSYDRDGRRDVPGPMRFAAPRGLRSLVEHLAGAVPVTVDRLVLTVEPGPTVDGESCAAVALAMPGPQAALLLDPALLDATRAVQAQGWSPTMAAVLRFPTRRWPDFRGAFVNDHPVLSLVCDDGDRRGDGAPVLVAHTVAEFAAGHLAQPTGAGPAIEQAVRDLLGLSEQAVEVHVHRWTYAKPTTTGTDDATHHLDADGIGLAGDAFGKPQVQTAWRSGRDLGRALVARLA; this is encoded by the coding sequence GTGGTGGTGGTCGGAGCGGGCATCGCCGGGACGGCCTGCGCGCTGGAGTTGGTGCGCGCCGGGGTGCCGGTGCAGGTCCGGGAGCGGGGGCACGTCTGCGGCGGCCGGATGGCCAGCAAACGTTTCGGGGGTCGGCCCGCCGACATCGGCGCCGCGTACTTCACCGCCACCGACCCGGACTTCGTCGACGTGGTCGAGCAGTGGCGCGCCGCCGGCCTGGTGCGCGAATGGACCGACACCTTCCAGTCGTACGACCGCGACGGGCGGCGGGACGTGCCCGGGCCGATGCGCTTCGCCGCGCCGCGCGGGCTGCGGTCGCTCGTCGAACACCTGGCGGGCGCGGTGCCGGTGACGGTCGACCGGCTGGTGCTCACCGTCGAGCCGGGGCCGACCGTCGACGGCGAGTCGTGTGCGGCGGTCGCCCTGGCCATGCCCGGCCCGCAGGCCGCCCTGCTGCTCGACCCCGCCCTGCTCGACGCCACCCGGGCGGTCCAGGCCCAGGGCTGGTCGCCGACGATGGCCGCGGTGCTGCGCTTCCCGACCCGGCGGTGGCCGGACTTCCGGGGCGCGTTCGTCAACGACCATCCGGTGCTCAGCCTCGTCTGCGACGACGGTGACCGGCGCGGTGACGGGGCACCGGTGCTCGTCGCGCACACCGTCGCGGAGTTCGCCGCCGGTCACCTGGCCCAGCCCACCGGGGCGGGTCCGGCGATCGAGCAGGCCGTCCGCGACCTCCTGGGCCTCTCCGAGCAGGCCGTCGAGGTGCACGTGCACCGCTGGACGTACGCGAAGCCGACGACCACCGGCACCGACGACGCCACCCATCACCTCGACGCCGACGGGATCGGCCTGGCCGGTGACGCGTTCGGCAAGCCGCAGGTGCAGACCGCCTGGCGCTCGGGGCGGGACCTGGGCCGGGCCCTGGTCGCCCGGCTGGCCTGA
- a CDS encoding transposase family protein, whose protein sequence is MTHKNPVAEGSPLVYQSSLALSTKTLTLVVNAIRQHRSRVRSRWRKLPDHRAAMIVLAVLRHNQRPHDLAAGNGISASTVRRWVAQVIAVLAAEMPRLSRVLRRARHHSEVVLLDGTLIPVQRPHDRHRRRTHYSGKHKTFGLLVLAITDLNGNLLWTSAALPARTAEITAARRNRIPAHLRAADLAAICDLGFTRLDDQPGISHTPRPRAHPGHPHDQPTIITGRRAARGKPLTRHQTIVNTLISRERATNEHAFSDLKNWRILDRLRGNHHHATTLIRALTVLTQTHTTR, encoded by the coding sequence GTGACACACAAAAACCCGGTGGCTGAGGGCTCGCCGCTTGTCTACCAGTCCAGCCTTGCGCTGTCCACGAAGACCCTGACCCTGGTCGTCAACGCGATCCGTCAGCACCGCTCACGGGTGCGTTCCCGATGGCGCAAACTGCCCGATCACCGCGCGGCGATGATCGTGCTGGCGGTATTACGCCATAACCAACGCCCTCACGACCTGGCCGCCGGCAACGGCATATCCGCCTCCACCGTCCGTCGATGGGTCGCGCAAGTCATCGCTGTCCTGGCCGCTGAGATGCCCCGCCTGTCACGGGTCCTGCGCCGCGCCCGCCACCACAGCGAGGTAGTCCTGCTCGACGGCACCCTCATCCCGGTCCAACGCCCCCACGACCGACACCGCCGCCGCACCCACTACAGCGGTAAACACAAAACCTTCGGCCTGCTCGTCCTCGCCATCACCGACCTCAACGGCAACCTGCTGTGGACCTCCGCAGCCCTACCCGCACGCACCGCGGAAATCACCGCCGCCCGCCGCAACCGCATCCCCGCACACCTACGCGCAGCCGACCTCGCCGCCATCTGCGACCTCGGCTTCACCCGCCTCGACGACCAACCCGGCATCAGCCACACACCTCGCCCCCGCGCTCACCCCGGCCACCCCCACGACCAACCCACCATCATCACCGGCCGCCGCGCCGCCCGCGGCAAACCCCTCACCCGCCACCAAACAATCGTCAACACCCTCATCAGCCGCGAACGAGCAACCAACGAACACGCCTTCAGCGACCTCAAGAACTGGCGAATCCTCGACCGACTACGCGGCAACCACCACCACGCCACCACCCTGATCCGCGCACTCACCGTCCTCACCCAAACCCACACCACCCGCTAA
- a CDS encoding DUF3072 domain-containing protein — protein MTDRDNQQADQSAAIKDPDEWVTGDEPPTAAQESYLGTLAREANAEIPADLTKAEASRQIDELQARTGRGQ, from the coding sequence ATGACCGACCGCGACAACCAGCAGGCCGACCAGAGCGCCGCGATCAAGGACCCGGACGAGTGGGTCACCGGTGACGAGCCGCCCACCGCGGCTCAGGAGTCCTACCTGGGCACCCTGGCCCGGGAGGCGAACGCGGAGATCCCGGCCGACCTGACCAAGGCCGAAGCTTCCAGGCAGATCGATGAACTCCAGGCCCGAACCGGCCGAGGCCAGTAA
- a CDS encoding YfcE family phosphodiesterase — MRLVLTADTHVPKRARDLPAPLWAAIEAADVVVHAGDWVDEALLDAMTARSRRLVGVYGNNDGPALRARLPEVARVDLDGLRVAVVHETGQRTGREKRCAARFPDVDLLVFGHSHIPWDTEAPGGLRLLNPGSPTDRRSQPHATYLSATISAGHLTEVTLHRVIRE; from the coding sequence ATGCGGTTGGTGCTCACGGCGGACACCCACGTACCGAAGCGGGCCCGGGACCTGCCCGCCCCGCTCTGGGCCGCGATCGAGGCGGCCGACGTGGTCGTCCACGCCGGTGACTGGGTGGACGAGGCGCTGCTGGACGCGATGACGGCGCGTTCGCGCCGACTCGTCGGGGTGTACGGCAACAACGACGGGCCGGCGCTGCGCGCCCGGCTGCCGGAGGTGGCCCGGGTCGACCTCGACGGCCTACGGGTCGCCGTGGTGCACGAGACCGGCCAACGGACCGGTCGCGAGAAGCGGTGCGCGGCCCGCTTCCCCGACGTCGACCTGCTGGTCTTCGGTCACTCGCACATCCCCTGGGACACCGAGGCGCCCGGTGGGCTGCGCCTGCTCAACCCCGGGTCGCCCACCGACCGGCGCTCCCAACCGCACGCCACCTACCTCAGCGCCACGATCAGCGCCGGCCACCTGACCGAGGTGACACTGCACCGGGTCATCCGGGAGTGA
- a CDS encoding glycoside hydrolase family 15 protein codes for MRSGQISDYGFLADGRSAALVDHTGSVNWWCPGRFDAPSVFARLLDDGAGHWSIRPEGDFTVERHYLDDTLVLRTVFRTAHGEVALTDALAFEPGSRGHDIGMDSPQVLVRSVEGLSGEVPMRSLYRPRFEYGRTIAYLVERDDMLEAIAGAARLTLRCSVGFTPGDGEATATFTVRAGTKHNFTLGYAPTYDSPLPEVPDADQTIADTVAGWRSWAEDHPYDGLYPEHVRRSRLVVQGMTYGPSGAVVASVTTSLPEKLGGDRNYDYRYVWVRDFSLTLRALWRSSCVTEVQRQFAWLGRAMGRVDDKPVPIMYGVLGERDLTEHRLEQLGGYRDSPPVVIGNDAWQQRQTDIFGETMDAAWLMRDRLVPLDQEVRHVLRVLADQAARDWNLPDAGMWEERGVEHHHVSSKVQCWVALDRAVRFGDRLGEPQDVARWTAARDEVRAEVLERGWNERIQAYTGSFDSDELDASVLVMPLVGFLRADDPRMRATIHAVEERLSHDGLLRRWDGDPAGFLICSFWLVSCLALAGERERAHELFRGLAARVNDLGLFAEQIDPLTGEQVGNFPQAFSHIGLINAAGVLTDVERDPALRGLGMPPKHFSPARR; via the coding sequence GTGCGGAGCGGACAGATCAGCGACTACGGCTTCCTGGCCGACGGCCGCAGCGCGGCGCTGGTGGACCACACCGGCTCGGTGAACTGGTGGTGCCCGGGTCGGTTCGACGCCCCGTCGGTCTTCGCGCGGCTGCTCGACGACGGCGCCGGCCACTGGTCGATCCGCCCGGAGGGCGACTTCACGGTCGAACGCCACTACCTCGACGACACCCTGGTGCTGCGGACGGTCTTCCGCACCGCACACGGGGAGGTGGCGCTCACCGACGCGCTCGCCTTCGAGCCCGGCTCCCGTGGTCACGACATCGGCATGGACTCGCCGCAGGTGCTGGTCCGCTCGGTGGAAGGGCTGTCCGGTGAGGTGCCGATGCGGTCGCTCTACCGGCCGCGCTTCGAGTACGGCCGGACCATCGCGTACCTGGTCGAGCGGGACGACATGCTGGAAGCCATCGCCGGTGCCGCCCGACTCACCCTGCGGTGCAGCGTGGGGTTCACCCCCGGCGACGGCGAGGCCACCGCGACGTTCACCGTCCGCGCCGGCACGAAACACAACTTCACCCTCGGGTACGCCCCGACCTACGACTCGCCGTTGCCGGAGGTGCCGGACGCCGACCAGACCATCGCCGACACGGTGGCCGGATGGCGCTCCTGGGCCGAGGATCATCCGTACGACGGGCTCTACCCCGAGCACGTGCGGCGCAGCCGGCTGGTGGTGCAGGGCATGACGTACGGTCCGAGCGGTGCGGTGGTGGCCTCGGTGACCACCTCACTGCCGGAGAAGCTCGGCGGCGACCGCAACTACGACTACCGCTATGTCTGGGTGCGCGACTTCAGTCTGACCCTGCGGGCGTTGTGGCGCTCGTCGTGCGTGACCGAGGTGCAGCGGCAGTTCGCCTGGTTGGGCCGGGCGATGGGCCGGGTCGACGACAAGCCGGTACCCATCATGTACGGCGTGCTGGGCGAACGGGACCTCACCGAGCACCGCTTGGAGCAGCTCGGCGGGTACCGCGACAGCCCGCCGGTGGTGATCGGCAACGACGCCTGGCAGCAGCGGCAGACCGACATCTTCGGCGAGACGATGGATGCCGCCTGGTTGATGCGCGACAGGTTGGTGCCGCTGGATCAGGAGGTACGCCACGTCCTCCGGGTGCTCGCCGACCAGGCCGCGAGGGACTGGAATCTGCCTGACGCGGGGATGTGGGAGGAACGTGGCGTCGAGCACCACCACGTGTCGTCGAAAGTGCAGTGTTGGGTCGCGCTCGACCGGGCGGTCCGCTTCGGTGACCGGCTCGGCGAGCCGCAGGACGTGGCCCGCTGGACGGCCGCCCGCGACGAGGTACGCGCCGAGGTGCTCGAACGGGGGTGGAACGAGCGTATCCAGGCGTACACCGGGAGTTTCGACTCCGACGAGCTGGACGCCTCGGTGTTGGTGATGCCGTTGGTGGGGTTTCTCCGGGCCGACGACCCGCGGATGCGCGCGACGATCCATGCGGTGGAGGAGCGGCTGTCGCACGACGGCCTGTTGCGGCGCTGGGACGGCGACCCGGCCGGTTTCCTCATCTGCTCGTTCTGGCTGGTGAGCTGCCTGGCGCTGGCCGGTGAGCGGGAGCGGGCGCACGAGCTGTTCCGGGGGTTGGCGGCGCGGGTCAACGACCTCGGTCTGTTCGCCGAGCAGATCGATCCGCTGACCGGGGAGCAGGTCGGCAACTTTCCGCAGGCGTTCTCGCACATCGGCCTGATCAACGCCGCCGGTGTGCTCACCGACGTCGAGCGTGACCCGGCCCTGCGCGGCCTGGGCATGCCACCGAAACACTTCAGCCCGGCGCGTCGCTGA
- a CDS encoding general stress protein, producing the protein MTSASGPTAAWRPGTQGGDLLPSGPAGRLSTPAGDGHGPEAGAPTVTIGSYPDYPAAQRVVDYLADNRFPVEHSAIVGTNLTLVETVLGRMTTGRAGLLGAGTGAWFGLFIGLLFGIFTVGNWLAVILVGLVIGAIWGAVFGAVAHAMTGGQRDFTSASSLRAGQYAVTVDAQLADQARQLLARMQVPGANAR; encoded by the coding sequence ATGACGTCAGCTTCGGGGCCGACCGCCGCGTGGCGGCCCGGCACACAGGGTGGCGACCTGCTTCCGTCCGGGCCGGCCGGCCGCCTGTCGACACCGGCCGGCGACGGCCACGGGCCGGAGGCCGGTGCGCCGACAGTGACGATCGGCTCGTACCCGGACTATCCGGCCGCACAGCGGGTCGTCGACTATCTGGCCGACAACCGTTTCCCGGTGGAACACAGCGCCATCGTCGGCACGAACCTCACGCTCGTGGAGACGGTGCTCGGGCGGATGACCACCGGTCGCGCCGGCCTGCTCGGCGCGGGCACCGGCGCCTGGTTCGGGCTCTTCATCGGCCTGCTGTTCGGCATCTTCACGGTCGGCAACTGGCTGGCGGTGATCCTGGTCGGGCTGGTCATCGGTGCGATCTGGGGTGCCGTGTTCGGCGCGGTCGCCCACGCCATGACCGGCGGACAGCGCGACTTCACCTCGGCCAGCTCGCTGCGCGCCGGTCAGTACGCGGTGACCGTCGACGCACAGCTCGCCGACCAGGCCCGCCAGTTGTTGGCACGGATGCAGGTGCCCGGCGCGAACGCCCGCTGA
- a CDS encoding DUF1684 domain-containing protein — protein sequence MDHLELADWRERVARLYLSDVDLTGFRAQRDELFATHPQSPIPPAERADFTGVRYFPANPDAVVEAPLRPGGGELRIDTGGPDGVVAYRRVAVAETPWGPLTLWWIEAYGGGLFVPVRDGTCGQDTYGGGRYLTDTVKGTFGRGVELLPGDRVRLDGNYLYNPSCAYDDRWACPLAPPENRVAVDIRAGELAYHD from the coding sequence GTGGATCATCTTGAACTGGCCGACTGGCGGGAGCGGGTGGCCCGGCTGTACCTGTCCGACGTCGACCTGACCGGCTTCCGGGCGCAGCGCGACGAGCTTTTCGCCACCCACCCGCAGAGTCCGATCCCACCGGCGGAGCGAGCCGACTTCACCGGGGTCCGCTACTTCCCCGCCAACCCGGACGCCGTGGTGGAGGCACCGCTGCGGCCGGGCGGCGGCGAGCTGCGGATCGACACCGGTGGCCCGGACGGGGTGGTCGCGTACCGGCGGGTGGCGGTGGCCGAGACGCCGTGGGGACCGCTGACCCTGTGGTGGATCGAGGCGTACGGGGGTGGGCTGTTCGTGCCGGTGCGCGACGGCACCTGCGGGCAGGACACCTACGGGGGTGGGCGGTACCTCACCGACACGGTGAAGGGGACCTTCGGCCGGGGCGTCGAACTGCTGCCCGGCGACCGCGTCCGGTTGGACGGCAACTATCTCTACAACCCGAGCTGCGCTTACGACGACCGTTGGGCCTGCCCACTGGCGCCGCCGGAGAACCGGGTCGCTGTCGACATCCGCGCGGGTGAGCTGGCGTACCACGACTGA
- a CDS encoding TetR/AcrR family transcriptional regulator translates to MARAGVTAERLTLAAAELADEVGVENVTVAALARHFGVKDASLYFHLKNARDLRVRIALLALQELADRVAGALAGRAGKDALVAFANAYRDYARQHPGRYAAMQIDLDPETAMASAGPRHAEMTRAILRGYRLAEPDQTDAVRMMHSTFHGFVSLEKTGGFRHTPRTTDDSWTRTLDALDALLSNWPSR, encoded by the coding sequence ATGGCACGTGCCGGAGTCACCGCCGAGCGCCTCACGCTGGCCGCCGCCGAGCTGGCCGACGAGGTGGGTGTGGAGAACGTGACGGTCGCCGCGCTCGCGCGCCACTTCGGGGTGAAGGACGCGAGCCTGTACTTCCACCTCAAGAACGCGCGGGACCTGCGCGTCCGGATCGCCCTGCTGGCCCTGCAGGAACTGGCGGACCGGGTCGCCGGCGCCCTCGCCGGTCGCGCCGGCAAGGACGCGCTGGTGGCCTTCGCCAACGCGTACCGGGACTACGCGAGGCAGCACCCCGGCCGGTACGCCGCGATGCAGATCGACCTCGACCCGGAGACCGCCATGGCGAGCGCCGGCCCCCGGCACGCGGAGATGACCCGGGCCATCCTGCGCGGCTACCGCCTCGCCGAGCCCGACCAGACCGACGCGGTGCGGATGATGCACAGCACGTTCCACGGGTTCGTCAGCCTGGAGAAGACCGGCGGCTTCCGGCACACCCCCCGGACGACCGACGACTCGTGGACCCGCACGTTGGACGCCCTCGACGCCCTGCTGAGCAACTGGCCGTCCCGCTGA
- a CDS encoding FBP domain-containing protein yields MLVHSESAIRASFVNTTQGEAKRLAVPNDLDGRPWDDLDFLGWRDPAAPQRAYLVAEADEGLIGVALRVAPQQTGRGRRSMCSLCLTNHSGDGVSLMTARKAGPDGRQGNSVGVYVCSDLACSLYLRGKKHAGPRMHETLTVPEKVERTRTALTAFLRKVTE; encoded by the coding sequence ATGTTAGTCCATTCCGAGTCCGCCATCCGCGCCTCCTTCGTCAACACCACCCAGGGCGAGGCGAAGCGGCTGGCCGTACCGAACGACCTCGACGGACGACCCTGGGACGATCTCGACTTCCTCGGCTGGCGGGACCCGGCCGCACCGCAGCGGGCCTACCTGGTGGCCGAGGCCGACGAGGGGCTGATCGGGGTGGCGCTGCGGGTGGCACCCCAGCAGACCGGGCGGGGCCGACGCAGCATGTGCTCGCTCTGCCTGACCAACCACAGCGGCGACGGCGTCTCACTGATGACCGCCCGCAAGGCGGGGCCGGACGGGCGGCAGGGCAACTCGGTCGGCGTGTACGTCTGCTCCGACCTGGCCTGCTCGCTCTACCTGCGCGGCAAGAAGCACGCTGGGCCGCGCATGCACGAGACGCTGACAGTGCCCGAGAAGGTCGAGCGCACCCGCACCGCCCTCACGGCGTTCCTCCGCAAGGTCACCGAGTGA
- a CDS encoding GNAT family protein translates to MEHVHLTTDDLLLRPWRDEDAPAVRDALRDPAIAQWNPQGGGPIDDEVALSWVRRRADWSAGDHASMAVTSAVDGGLLGSVSLHRIHDGDASIGYWTVPSARGRGVAVRAVRRLTGWAFADLGLHRVELCHAVANPASCRVADRAGYRAEGTLRESYRYGDGRRYDEHLHARLATDPADHRLTR, encoded by the coding sequence GTGGAACACGTACACCTCACCACCGACGACCTGCTGCTTCGTCCCTGGCGGGACGAGGACGCCCCGGCGGTGCGCGACGCCCTGCGCGACCCGGCCATCGCCCAGTGGAACCCGCAGGGCGGCGGCCCGATCGACGACGAGGTCGCGCTGTCCTGGGTGCGCCGCCGCGCCGACTGGTCCGCCGGGGACCACGCCTCGATGGCGGTGACCTCGGCGGTCGACGGCGGCCTGCTCGGCTCGGTGTCGCTGCACCGCATCCACGACGGCGACGCGTCCATCGGCTACTGGACGGTCCCGTCGGCGCGCGGGCGTGGCGTGGCGGTGCGCGCAGTCCGGCGGCTCACCGGGTGGGCGTTCGCCGACCTCGGGCTGCACCGCGTGGAGTTGTGTCACGCGGTGGCCAACCCGGCCTCCTGCCGGGTGGCCGACCGGGCCGGCTACCGGGCGGAGGGCACGCTACGCGAGTCGTACCGGTACGGCGACGGCCGCCGCTACGACGAGCACCTGCACGCCCGCCTGGCGACCGACCCGGCGGATCACCGGCTCACTCGGTGA
- a CDS encoding MarR family transcriptional regulator, translating into MTESLDSTREAAWRAYIEASQRLYTQLEEDLRAESDLSFADYHVLVLLSEAPGQRLRMGELASRLIFSPSRLTYQISSMQRRGMVSKEPCPDDRRGSEAVLTAAGLLALREAAPHHLASVRTHLMDDLDDAEVACLTRVFGRIGDRLRASRSGSTTHATS; encoded by the coding sequence ATGACCGAGAGCCTGGACAGCACCCGAGAGGCCGCCTGGCGGGCCTACATCGAGGCCAGCCAGCGTCTCTACACCCAGCTGGAAGAAGACCTGCGCGCCGAGAGCGACCTCAGCTTCGCCGACTACCACGTGCTGGTCCTGCTCTCCGAGGCACCGGGGCAGCGACTGCGGATGGGTGAGCTGGCCAGTCGACTCATCTTCTCGCCGAGCCGACTGACCTACCAGATCTCCTCGATGCAGCGCCGCGGCATGGTCAGCAAGGAGCCCTGCCCGGACGACCGACGCGGCAGCGAGGCGGTCCTCACCGCCGCCGGGCTGCTCGCACTACGGGAAGCCGCACCACACCACCTGGCGTCGGTGCGCACCCACCTGATGGACGACCTCGACGACGCCGAGGTCGCCTGCCTCACCCGGGTCTTCGGCCGGATCGGTGACCGCCTGCGGGCGTCCCGGTCCGGTTCGACCACCCATGCCACGAGCTAG